Genomic DNA from Sphingomonas hankookensis:
GCCGACACGTCGCCCGCCTGGGTTTCGATGATCGGCAGCGCGGTCAGCGAGCCGCCGCCATTGGCGTCCGACATCTTGGCGGCGCGCTCCAGCAGGCGGCTGTGCAGGTAGAACACGTCACCCGGATAGGCTTCGCGACCCGGCGGACGGCGCAGCAACAGCGACATCTGGCGATAGGCGACCGCCTGCTTCGACAGATCGTCGAACACGATCAGGCCGTGCATCCCGTTGTCGCGGAAATATTCGCCCATCGCGGTGCCGGTGTAGGGCGCAAGGTACTGCAGCGGAGCCGGGTCCGACGCGGTTGCGGCGACGACGATCGAATATTCCATCGCGCCGTTTTCTTCGAGCGTGCGCACCAGCTGGGCGACGGTCGAGCGCTTCTGGCCGACCGCGACATAGACGCAGTACAGCTTCTTGGATTCATCCGAGCCGGCATTCGCCGTCTTCTGGTTGATGAAGGTGTCGATCGCGACCGCCGACTTGCCGGTCTGACGATCGCCGATGATGAGTTCGCGCTGGCCACGGCCGACCGGCACGAGGGCGTCGATCGCCTTCAGGCCCGACTGCATCGGTTCGCTGACCGACTGGCGCGGGATGATGCCCGGCGCCTTCACGTCGACGCGGGCGCGCTGTTCCGAAACGATCGGCCCCTTGCCGTCGATCGGGTTACCCAGACCATCGACCACGCGACCCAGCAGGCCCTTGCCGACCGGAACGTCGACGATGGTGCCGGTGCGCTTGACGGTGTCGCCTTCCTTGATCGACGAGTCCGATCCGAAGATCACGACGCCGACGTTATCGGCTTCGAGGTTCAGCGCCATGCCCTGGATGCCGCCGCCGAACTCGACCATTTCGCCCGCCTGGACGTTGTCGAGCCCGTGGATGCGGGCGATGCCGTCACCGACCGACAGCACCTGGCCGACTTCCGAAACCTGCGCTTCGGTGCCGAAATTGGCGATCTGGTCGCGGATGACCTTCGAGATTTCTGCGGCGCGGATATCCATGTTCAGCCTTTCATCGCGTGCGCGAGCGTGTTCAGTCGGGTCTTGATCGAGCTATCGATCATCTGGCTGCCGATCTTCACGACCAGTCCGCCAAGGAGAGTGGGGTCGACCTTCAGGTCGATCGCGACCTCGCGGCCGACGCGGTGACGCAGCTGCTGCTTGAGCGCGTCGACCTGAGAATCGTCCAGCGGGTGGGCCGAAACGACTTCCGCATTGGTCTCGCCCCGCGAACGGGCGGCGAGGTCGCGGAACGCGCGGATGATCGCGGGCAGGTCGCCCAGGCGACGATTCTGCGCCAGTACGCCGAGGAAATTGGCGGTCAGCGGGTCGAGGCCCAGCACCGGGACCAGCGCGGCAATGGCGCGGGCCGCGTCGTCGCGACCGACCAGCGGGCTTTTCACCAGCGCCGACAGGTCCGCCGACTCGGTCATGGCCGACGACACCGTCTTCAGGCTCGATTCGACAGCCGTCAGCTGGCCCTGCTGCCGGGCGAGGTCAAACAGCGCGGTCGCATAGCGGCCGCCCAGGCTCGCCTGGATCGTACCGCCGCCACCAGTAGTTCCGCCGGATGTCTCCACGCGCGCGTCCTTGTCAGGGGTCAACTTCAAAATCCCATGCATGAAAGGGGGCCGCCATTCCAACCGCCGTCGCGACCGATGTCGCGCCGCTGACCGGCCCATGCGCCCCCGATGGGTCGTGGGGCCGCTAGCATCGGTGTCACGATTTCGCAAGCTTTGTGGGAGGTCGGTTCGCTCAATCCGATTCGAACCCAAGCTGAACGGGGAATGACATGTCCCGATTTCGGGTCAGCTCGTATCCCCGCGCAGGCGGGGATCCAGAGCCGCGACCGGCAGCGCTTGTAACGCTGGACCCCCGCCTACGCGGGGGTACGGTAATGCCCGGAGAAGGTTACTTCGCCGCCGTGCAGCGATACACCAGCCGTTCGTTCACCTGCGCGGGCAACGCCGTCCGAATCGCCGATTGCTGCGTCGCCAGCGCGGCGCGTCCGCCGGTGTCGGCGGCGCAGGCCTTTTGCTGTACCTGTCCGCGCAGCGTCCGCGCCCGCTCCATCGCGTCGGCCGACAACAGGTAACGGCTGTTGGTATAGCTGCCGCTGACCGGATCGAAGCGCAGAACCGACACCGTCGCATCCTCGTTCGGCACGAGAATCCGTTCCCAGCCGCCGCCCGGGGCCTCGGCATATTGGGTGCGGCCGTTCATGCACCCGTCCGCCCGCCAATCGAAGCGGACGGTTTCGACTGGCGGCTGGATGATCCGGCTGCGTTCGGGCACCAGCGCGCATTGCAGCGCGCCCGACAGCGGCGTCGCACGGGTCGCGGCGGTGCTGCCCGATTCGTCGGCGGGGGCAACCGATTCGGGATCGAAATCGGGCCGCAGCACGAACGTCGCGACCGCCGCGACGAAGAACACCCCGCCCGCGATCGCCGCCAGCCGCGCCTGCCGCTTCTGCTTCTTCAGCCGCCGCGTTGCCAGCATCCCGGCATAGCCGGCTGCCAGCACCGACAGCGCCAGCAGTACGGCGGCGATGGCGATCATGTTCTCGCGAGTCTCGGCATTGTCGGCGCGGGCCTTTTCCAGCGCGGCTTCGCGGTCGTCGCGGGCGCGTTCGGCGGCGGCACGGGCGCGCTCGCGATCCTCGATGCTCTGCCGTTCGGCATCGGCTCGGTCGCGCGCATCGGCATCGGCCAGCGTCAGGCAGGGGGTGGTGATGGTCGAGACGGGCTGGCTCGCCTCGCGCAGGAACGCGATTAGTTCGGCGTCCGCAATGGCGAAGGCGAAGCTCGCGTCACCCTCTTCGCCGCGGGTCAGCGCAGAATTGACGCCCAGCACCCGGCCGCACCGGTCGAGCAGCGGCCCGCCAGAATTGCCGCGCGCGATGCTGGCGGTGTGGACCAGCACGGCGGTCCCCTCCAGCGTGCGGTTGCCCGACATCACGCCCTGCGAGCGCACCGGCGCGGTCGGCGTTACGAAATCATCCGCTGACCGGGCGGTGGCGAGATCGACATTCCCCGGATAGCCGAGCGCGATCAGCGGATCGCTCTCGCCCAGCGGCCCGGTATAAAGGGTGAGCGGGGGCAGGCGCACGCCGCCGACCTCGATCAGCGCCAGGTCGCGCGACTTGTCGATGCGCAGCACGCGGCCCTCGAACGACTTGTCGCCCTCCGACGGGACCACGCCGACGACCGCTTCGCCGGGATAGCGTTCCAGCAGTTCGACGACATGCGCGTTGGTGACGATCCGGCCGGGCGCGATGGCGAAGCCGGTGCCGTGTTCGACATCGACCATTTCGCCATCGACGGTCGCGATCACCACGACCCGCACGACGCCGCGCGCCGCCGCCGACACATCGTCGGCGTGGGCCGGTGCGGTGAACACCAGCAACGCGGCCAGCGCCGCCAGCCAGCAGGTCAGCAATCGCATGATCGGCATCCCGTCTTTCCCCATGACGCCGCCGTTTCGGCGAAAGTAGGGCGCGGGGCAAGGGGGGGCTCGTTTCCGTATCCCCGCGCAGGCGGGGATCCAGAGTAACAAAGCGTGACGTGAGTGGCTCTGGACCCCCGCCTGCGCGGGGGCACGGATCACGCAGGAAGCTACACGAAACTATACGGATCGACGTCCACCGCCACCCGCACCTTCGTCCCCCATTCGACCCCGTCCAGCCAGTCGCGGATCACGTCCTGCACGTCGAGGCTGCGGGTGGCATGCACCAGCAGGCGGAAGCGGTGCCGCCCGCGCAGCATGGCGAGCGGCGCGGGGGCGGGGCCATAGACGTGACACCCCTCCACCTGCGGTGCGGCGCGGCCGATCGCGCGGGCGGTCGCCTCCGCCGCGCCCTTGTCCTCCGACGACACGATGATCGCGGCATAGCGGCCGAAGGGGGGCACGCCCGCCTCCTCGCGCGCTTCGGTCTCTGCGGCATAGAAGCTGTCGGCATCGCCCGAGATCAACGCCTGCATCACCGGCGCGCCCGGCTGCGTCGTCTGGATATAGACATGGCCGGGCTTGGTCCCGCGCCCCGCCCGACCCGCCACCTGCGCGATCTGCTGGAACGTCCGCTCCGACGCGCGCAGGTCGCCGCCCTGCAGCCCCAGATCGGCGTCGATCACCCCGACACAGGTCAGGTTGGGAAAATGATAACCCTTGGTCACCAGCTGCGTGCCGACGACGATGTCGATGTCACCCGCCTCCATCCGGCCCACGAACTCCGCCGCCTTGGCCGGGGACCAGATGGTGTCGGAGGTGACGATGGCGATCTTCGCGGTCGGCCACAGCGCCGCCGCCTCGTCCGCGATCCGCTCGACGCCGGGACCGCACGCGACCAGCGCGTCCTCCGCCTGGCATTCGGGGCAGGCGCGCGGCGTCGGAATGACATGCCCGCAATGATGGCACGACAGCCGGTGGATCAGCCGGTGCTCGACCATCCACGCCGTGCAATTGGGACATTGGAAGCGATGCCCGCACGAGCGGCACAAGGTCAGCGGCGCATAGCCGCGCCGGTTGAGGAACAGCAGCGCCTGTTCGTGTCGGCCCAGCGTCTCGTCGATCGCCTTGACCAAAGGTGCCGCGATCCAGCGACCGCGTTCGGGCGGTTGCTCGATCAGGTCGATCGCCTCGATCGTCGGCAGTTGCGCCTTGCCATAGCGACCGGGCAGCTTCACCTCGGTATAGCGGCCCTGCACCACCTGTTGCCGCGTCTCGATCGCCGGCGTGGCGCTGGCAAGGATCACCGGGCATTTCTCGAACAGCCCGCGCATCACCGCCACGTCGCGGGCGTGATAATGCACCCCTTCTTCCTGTTTGAAGCTCGTCTCGTGCGCTTCGTCGACGACGATCAGCCCGAGATTGGCATAGGGCAGGAACAGCGCCGAACGCGCGCCGACCACGACCTTCGCCTGTCCGCTGGCGATGGAGCGCCACGCCCGGCGCCGCTGGGTCGAGCGCAGGTCGCTGTGCCACGGCACCGGCTCGCAGCCGAAGCGCGCGGTGAAGCGCTTGAGGAACGGTTCGGTCAGCGCGATTTCGGGGAGCAGCACCAGCACCTGCCGATCCTGCCGGATCGCCGCCGCGACTGCTTCGAAATACACTTCGGTCTTGCCCGATCCGGTGACGCCGTCGAGCAGGAAGGGGTGGAAGGCGTGCGCATCGACCGCCCCGGTCAGCCGGTCGGCGGCCGCCTGCTGGTCGTCGGAAAGTGCCGGCTGGTGATGGTCGGGGTCGGGGGTCGGATAGGGCTGGTCGATATCGACCGACACCGCCTCGATCGCGCCGAGCTTGACCAGCCCCCGAATCACCGCGTCGGACACATCGGCGATGGCAGCCAGTTCGCGCACCAGCCCGCGCCGCTCGCCGATCCGCTCCAGCGCCTGTTCGCGTTGTGCCGTCATGCGGTCGGGCACCACGCCGGTCGCACGATATTCGATGGCGAGCTTCGCCCCCTCCAGCGCCGAGGTGGAGGCAAGGCACATGCGCAGCACCGATGCCGGCGCGGCGAGATAATAGCCCGCCGTCCACTCCACCAACCGGCGAAGCGGCGCCGCGATCGGCGGCACGTCGGCGGCCGCCAGCAGCGGGCGCAGCCGGTTGTCGCCGACCTCTTCCGCCGCCAGCCGCTCGGCATCCCACACCACGCCCAGCAACTGCCGGGGGCCGAGCGGGGCGGTGACGATCGAGCCGGGTTCGACGGTCATGCCATGCGGCACGCGGTAGTCGAGCGGCCCGAGTGCAGCGTTGAGCAGGAGGACGCGGGCGCGGGACATGGACAGGTAGATAGGCGCGCGGCGGCGAATGGGGAACCATCGCCGGACCGTAAAGAGAACGTGCCCCCGCGAAGGCGGGGGCCCAGAGCCCAACCGAGCCGAAGCCTCGTGGCCATAACCCTGGACCCCCGCCTGCGCGGGGGTACGGATCGTTGTTGCCAGGCCTTACAGCGCCAGTCGCGCCGTCACCCGGATATCGCGCCCGGCCAGCGGAGCGAAGTCCTTGAGGAAGCTGGCATGCCGCCGCGCCTCGACGTCGAAGATATTGTTCGCCGACACCATCAGCGTCGTCTTGCTGTCGCGCCCGAACGGCCGCAGCGAGACCGAGGCGTTGACCATCGTATAGGCCGGCGTCACCGTCTCCAGCTCGGCGACACGGTCCTGCGCGGTCACATGCTCGACCTCGCCGCGCACCTGCACCAGCCGGCCCTGCGCCTCGACACCGCCCAGCACGCGCAGCGGCGGGATGCGCGGGGCGGGGCCGCGATCGACGATCGTCGCGCGGGTATAATCGGCCAGGCCGTCGATATTGATCGCCGTCTCGCCGAAGGTCGCGACGCGCGCCGATGCCTCCGCCTCGAACCCCCACAGCCGCGCATCCGCCTGCGAATATTGGAACACCGGCAGGTGATCTTCCTCCTCGCCGGTCGGGTTCTCGTAGATGAAGTTGCGGAACCAGTTGTGATAGGCCGACAACCCGAAGCTGTAGCCGTCGCCCGACCCCTTCAGCGTCGCTTCCAGCCCGTCGCTGATTTCCTTGGCAAAGCCCGGGTTGCCGATTTCGAACGCCTGCGTGCCGGCATGCGGGCCGTTGGCGAACAGTTCCTCGGCCGAGGGCGCACGTTCGGTATGGCTGGCGTTCAGGCCGAAACGGACATTGTCCGCCAGCCCGACACTGGCGCCGAGCGAGCCGGAAAAGCTGTTGAAGCGGCGGCGGATATTGTCGTTGCCGAGATCGATATCGGCCGCGGCGCGGGCGACCGAATATTCATAGCGCCCGCCCGCTTCGGCACGGAACGCGCCTAGGTCGAACGACTGGAGCGTGAACAGGCCGAATTGCTGCGTCTCGCTTTTGGGAATGAATTTCTCTTCGCCGATGATGTTCAGGTCGCGGATATACATCTGCCCGCCGAACGCGCCGCGCCATGCGCCGCGTGCCGCCTGCACCGCCTCGACACGCGCTTCCAGCCCGCGATTGTAGAAGCTGGTGCCGATCTCGCCGGTATCCTCGATCTCGTCATGGCGGTAATCGGCGATGCCGCCGCGCACGCGCAGCTTTTCGATGAAGCCGTCGCCGGTATTCACCTCGGCGCGCATGTCGGCGCGGGTCTGGCGGACGTGCAGCGTCACCTGCTCGTGGCCGTGACCCTCTTCCTCGCCCCCTTCTTCGCCTTCATGGTCGTGGTCATGCTCGGCGACGTCGAACCGCTCGGGCACGCCGTAGCGATTGTCGAGATGGCTGACCGAGAAGCCGAGATTGCCGGTATCGGTCACGATCGCGGCACCGCCGGCCACTTCCCACATCCGCGACTGCGAATTGGGCAGCCGCCCGCGCAGGTCGGCCAGCTCGCGCACCTCCGCCTCGTCGCTCGCCGCCGCCTGCGCCCGCAACGGGCGCGACAACAGGTAGCCGCCGGTGCGCAGGTCGTCGGTCTTGCCATAGGTGCCGTCGAGGTGGAACACGACCTTGTCGGTCACCGGCACGTCGACCGCCGCCGACGCATTGCGCTCGTTCGCGGCGGAGCCATAGGTGGCGATCGCGTCGACATGGATCGGTTCGTCGGGCACCCGGCGCGGGATGCGGCTGTCGATGACGTTGACCACGCCGCCGATCGCCGACGACCCGAACAGCAGCGCCGAGGGGCCACGCAGCACTTCGATCCGGTCGGCGGTCAGCGGATTGATCGCGACGGCGTGGTCGACCGAGGTGTTGGACACGTCGAAGCTGCCGATGCCGTCGGTCAGCACGCGCACGCGCTCGCCCTGCAGGCCGCGCAGCACCGGGCGCGACGCGTTGGGGCCGAAGCTGGTCGCCGATACGCCGGGCTGGCGGGCCAGCGTCTCACCGATGGTCGGGCGCAGTTCGCGGGTCAGATTCTCGCCGCTCAGCACGCTGGTGCCCGACAGGATATCGGCCTGGTTGCGCTGATAGGGGGCAGTGATGATGATCTCGGGCGGGGCCTCGCTATGATAGCCGTCGGTCGTCGTCGCGGTGCCCTGCGCGGTCGTGCTCTGGGCAAAGGCGGCGGCGGGCAGGGCCAGGGCGGTGGTCGACAGCCACAGGGCGGGACGGAACATTGCGAAGCACTCCAGTTTATCGAGACTCGATCCGGTAGCGTAATATGATACAACATACCACGACTTTGTGCATCGCAGCGGTGATGGCGTCGCGCACCCTCGGGTTGCGTACCCTTTCGTTTCCGGCAAAGGTCCGCGCCATGACGAGCAAGACCGCCGCGACGCCCGCCGACACCGCCGATGCCGAAGCCGCCGACGACCGCCGCTACCGCGCGCCCGCGCTGGAAAAGGGGCTCGACATCCTCGAACTGCTGGCCGGGGTGACGACCCCGCTGACGCTGACGCAGATCGTGCAGCGCTTGGGCCGATCGCATGGTGAGCTGTTCCGCATGGTGCAGGTGCTGGAATATCGCGGCTATCTGACGACCGAGGCGGGCGGGGACGGCTATACGCTCAGCGACCGATTGTTCTCGCTCGGCATGAACCAGCCGCGCACCCGCTATCTGATCGAGGTCGCGCTGCCCGAGATGCGGCAGCTGGCGCAGGAAACCGGCCAATCGTGCCATGTCGCGGTGCACACCATGGGCGACATGGCGGTCATCGCGCGGATGGAATCGGCCGACCAGCTCGGCTTCTCGGTCCGGGTCGGCTATCGCCGGCCGCTGTTGCAGGCGGCGTCGGGCGTCGTGCTCTACGCCTTCCAGCCCGACGATGTGCGCGCGCGGTGGGAAGCGATGCTCGACCCCAGGCCGACGCCCGAGGCGCTGGCGACCTTCCGCACCCATGCCGAGGAAGTCCGCGCCGCCGGGATCGAGCGCACCCCCAGCCGCTTCGTCAGCGGCGTGACCGACCTGTCGGCGCCGATCCTGCGCGGCGGCGTCGCGGCGGCGGCGCTGACCATGCCCTATCTGTCGAAACTGGGCGAGGCCGACACGACCGACGCGGCGGCGGCGGCGGTACAGGCGGCCGCAGCACGGATTTCGGAACAACTGGTCGACGATGACCATCATCCCTGAAGGGCGCCGACAACCGTTCCGTACCCCCGCGCAGGCGGGGGTCCAGAGCCGAGCAGAACAACAGGTTGCGTTTGCCGCCCTGGACCCCCGCCTGCGCGGGGGTACGGTCGGGCATAGGGCTATTCTCGCGGGCCAAGCCGTGACTCCTGGCTGCACGGGGGTACGGTGTTTGACGTGTGCCTCCCCGCCCACCACGCTTTCCAGTTGCATGAAAAACTACGTTCAAATATGAAAACACTTCGGCGTCGGGGATGACGACCGGAACGGGGCGGATCGAACATTCACGGGCGGCGCCCCATGGGGGCTGCGTATGACGATCATCACCCGGCTATCGGTCCACGACATCCGGTTTCCGACCTCTGCCTTTCTCGACGGCTCCGACGCGATGAATCCGGAGCCGGACTACTCGGCGGCCTATTGCATCCTCGAAACCGACACGCCGGGGCTGGAGGGGCACGGCCTGACCTTCACCATCGGGCGCGGCAACGACCTGTGCTGCGCGGCGATCGCGACGCTGGCGCCGTTGATCGAGGGGTTGGCGCTCGACGATATTCGCAAAGACGGTGCCGGCTTCTGGCGACGGATCACCGGCGACAGCCAGCTGCGCTGGGTCGGCCCGGAAAAGGGGATCATCCACCTCGCCACCGGCGCGGTCGTCAATGCGGTGTGGGATTTGCTGGCCAAGGCGGCGGGCCTGCCTTTGTGGGACTATATCGGGTCGATGACCCCGGCCGAGATCGTCGGGCTGATCGACTTCCGCTACATGACCGACTGCATCGCCCCCGACGAAGCGGTCGCGCTGCTGGAGGAACGCGCGATCGGCAAGGCGGAACGGCGGGCGACGCTGCTGGCGGAGGGTTATCCCGCCTATACCACCTCGCCCGGCTGGCTCGGCTATTCCGATGAAAAGCTGGTCCGCCTGTGCAAGGAAGCGGTCGCCGAGGGCTTCACCCACATCAAGCTGAAGGTCGGCGGCGATCCCGCCAACGATCGCCGCCGCGTGGCGCTGGCCCGCGAGACGGTCGGGGCGGACATCGACCTGATGATCGACGCCAATCAGGTCTGGGAAGTGTCGGAGGCGATCGCCCGCGTCAACGACCTCGCCTTCGCCAAGCCCCGCTTCATCGAGGAGCCAACTTCACCCGACGATGTCGAGGGGCATCGCGCGATCCGCGAGGGGGTGAAGCCGGTGCAGGTCGCCACCGGCGAGATGTGCCAGAACCGCATCGTCTTCAAACAGTTCATCATGCGCCACGCATTGGACGTGGTGCAGATCGACGCCTGTCGCCTGGGCGGCGTGAACGAGGTGCTGGCGGTGCTGCTGATGGCCGCGCGCTTCAACCTCGCCGTGTGGCCGCATGCCGGGGGCGTGGGGCTGTGCGAATATGTCCAGCACCTCTCGATGATCGACTATCTGTGCTTTTCGGGCGTGAAGCACGACCGCGCCGCCGAGTTCGTCGATCACCTGCACGAACATTTCCTCGACCCCTGCGTGGTCGAAAACGGCGCCTATCGCGCGCCGACGCGGCCGGGCTATTCGATCGAGATGAAGCCGGAATCGATGGCAGCGCATCGCTGGACGGGTTCGCGCTGACCTCAAGTCGTTCGCCGTCACCCCGGCCTTGAGCCGGGGTCCCGATTCTTCTTCTGCTAGGGGTGAAAAGCGGGATCCCGGGTCAGGCCCGGGGTGACGGTGGAGAGCGACACGCTTCTGTCGCAAATCGCGCTTCGTTGCCTGTCCGCGACAAATTGCGACAACCTTCGCATTGCGCCATTCGACGTGGCGCGTATGAAATCGCATCTGAAACTTTCGGATGTGGCGATGGTTGTGCGTCGGCGCATCCGCGCCGCTTTCCTGTCGCAAAGGTTGTCGCCTTGATCCGATCCGCGTCGCCGCGCGTCCGCCCGTTCCTGTTGCTGCCCGTCCTGATCGCGCTGTCTGCCTGCGGCGGTGGAGAGGAAAAGGCGACGAAGAACGGCCGCGGCAACCAGGGACCGGCACAGGTCGGCTTCGTCGTGGTGCAACCCACCAGCGTCGCCCAGACCGCCGATCTCGCCGCGCGGGTCGTCGCGTTCCAGCAGTCGGAGGTCCGTCCGCAGGTCGCCGGGCTGATCCGCAAACGCTATTTCACCGAAGGCGCGTTGGTCCGTGCCGGACAGACGCTCTACCAGATCGATCCGCGCCTCTATCGTGCGCAGGCCAATGAAGCGGTCGCCAACCTCAACAGCGCCCGCGCCAATGCCGAGGCGACCCGCGTCCGCGCCGAACGCTACCGCCCGCTGGCGGAGATCGAGGCGGTCAGCCGCCAGGACTATACCGACGCCGCCGCGCAGGCGCGTCAGGCCGCCGCCGCCGTCGAACAGAGCCGGGCGCAGTTGGAGACGGCGCGCGTGAACCTGTCCTTCACCAACGTCCCCGCACCGATCACCGGACGGATCGGGCGCAGCTATTTCACCGAAGGCGCGCTGGTCACCACCAACCAGGCCGATCCGCTGGCGGTGATCCAGCGGCTCGACCCGATCTTCGTCGATATCCAGCAATCTGCCGCCGACCTCCTTGCGCTGCGTCGCGAGCTGGCCAGCGGCGGGGTGGTCCCGGCATCGGCCGCTGTCCGCCTGAAACTGGAGGACGGCAGCGACTTCGGCCAGACCGGCACGGTCCAGTTCGCCGAGGTGATGGTCAATGCCCAGACCGGCACGGTGACGCTGCGCGCCCGCTTCCCCAATCCCCAGGGCATCTTGCTGCCCGGCATGTTCGTCCGCGCGCAATTCGCGCAAGCGATCGACCAGCGCGCGATCCTCGTGCCCCAACAGGCGGTGAAGCGCGATCCCAAGGGGCAGGCGACCGTCTTCGTCGTCGGCCCGAACGATACCGCCGTGCAAAAGACGGTGCAGGCCGACCGCACCCAGGGCGAATTCTGGGTCGTGACCGGTGGCCTCAACCCCGGCGACAAGGTGATTACGCAGGGGACCGCGAACCTGCGCCCTAACGCGAAGGTCCGGCCGGTCCCGGCCAATACCCCGCAACGCGTTCAACCCAAGCCGCAGGGCGACAAGGCTGCCACGTCACAGAAGGCGGGATAAGCCATGTCACGTATCTTCATCGACCGCCCGATCTTCGCATGGGTGATCGCGATCATCGTGATGCTGGGCGGGCTGGGCGCGATCCTGTCGCTGCCGATCGCCCAATATCCTGACGTCGCCCCGCCACAGGTCAATATCCGCGCGACCTATCCCGGTGCGAATGCGGAAACGATCCAGAACTCGGTCACCCAGATCATCGAACAGCAGCTGACCGGCATCGATGGCCTGCTCTATTTCAGCTCGCAAAGCAGCTCGCGCGGGCAGGTGACGATCAGCGCGACCTTCGACAAGGGCGTCGATCCCGATATCGCGCAGGTGCAGGTGCAGAACCAGGTGCAGCAGGCCCTGTCGCGCCTGCCGCAACAGGTCCAGCAGCAGGGTATCCGCGTCACCAAGTCGAACCCCGACTTCCTGATGATCGTCGGCATTTTCGACGAAACCGACCAGCGCACCAATGGCGACGTGTCGGACTATATGGAGGCGAACCTCGTCGAGCCGCTGGCGCGGATCAACGGCGTCGGCGAAACCAACGTGTTCGGATCGCAATATGCGATG
This window encodes:
- the atpA gene encoding F0F1 ATP synthase subunit alpha, with the translated sequence MDIRAAEISKVIRDQIANFGTEAQVSEVGQVLSVGDGIARIHGLDNVQAGEMVEFGGGIQGMALNLEADNVGVVIFGSDSSIKEGDTVKRTGTIVDVPVGKGLLGRVVDGLGNPIDGKGPIVSEQRARVDVKAPGIIPRQSVSEPMQSGLKAIDALVPVGRGQRELIIGDRQTGKSAVAIDTFINQKTANAGSDESKKLYCVYVAVGQKRSTVAQLVRTLEENGAMEYSIVVAATASDPAPLQYLAPYTGTAMGEYFRDNGMHGLIVFDDLSKQAVAYRQMSLLLRRPPGREAYPGDVFYLHSRLLERAAKMSDANGGGSLTALPIIETQAGDVSAYIPTNVISITDGQIFLETDLFFAGIRPAINVGLSVSRVGSAAQTKAMKKVAGSIKLELAQYREMAAFAQFGSDLDASTQKLLNRGARLTELLKQAQFSPMPFEEQVASIFAGTQGYLDTVPVNDVVRYEQAMLSDLKANHPQVLAKIRDTKDLGDEAKSGLKAALDQFAKTFA
- a CDS encoding F0F1 ATP synthase subunit delta; translated protein: METSGGTTGGGGTIQASLGGRYATALFDLARQQGQLTAVESSLKTVSSAMTESADLSALVKSPLVGRDDAARAIAALVPVLGLDPLTANFLGVLAQNRRLGDLPAIIRAFRDLAARSRGETNAEVVSAHPLDDSQVDALKQQLRHRVGREVAIDLKVDPTLLGGLVVKIGSQMIDSSIKTRLNTLAHAMKG
- a CDS encoding S1C family serine protease, translated to MRLLTCWLAALAALLVFTAPAHADDVSAAARGVVRVVVIATVDGEMVDVEHGTGFAIAPGRIVTNAHVVELLERYPGEAVVGVVPSEGDKSFEGRVLRIDKSRDLALIEVGGVRLPPLTLYTGPLGESDPLIALGYPGNVDLATARSADDFVTPTAPVRSQGVMSGNRTLEGTAVLVHTASIARGNSGGPLLDRCGRVLGVNSALTRGEEGDASFAFAIADAELIAFLREASQPVSTITTPCLTLADADARDRADAERQSIEDRERARAAAERARDDREAALEKARADNAETRENMIAIAAVLLALSVLAAGYAGMLATRRLKKQKRQARLAAIAGGVFFVAAVATFVLRPDFDPESVAPADESGSTAATRATPLSGALQCALVPERSRIIQPPVETVRFDWRADGCMNGRTQYAEAPGGGWERILVPNEDATVSVLRFDPVSGSYTNSRYLLSADAMERARTLRGQVQQKACAADTGGRAALATQQSAIRTALPAQVNERLVYRCTAAK
- a CDS encoding primosomal protein N' translates to MSRARVLLLNAALGPLDYRVPHGMTVEPGSIVTAPLGPRQLLGVVWDAERLAAEEVGDNRLRPLLAAADVPPIAAPLRRLVEWTAGYYLAAPASVLRMCLASTSALEGAKLAIEYRATGVVPDRMTAQREQALERIGERRGLVRELAAIADVSDAVIRGLVKLGAIEAVSVDIDQPYPTPDPDHHQPALSDDQQAAADRLTGAVDAHAFHPFLLDGVTGSGKTEVYFEAVAAAIRQDRQVLVLLPEIALTEPFLKRFTARFGCEPVPWHSDLRSTQRRRAWRSIASGQAKVVVGARSALFLPYANLGLIVVDEAHETSFKQEEGVHYHARDVAVMRGLFEKCPVILASATPAIETRQQVVQGRYTEVKLPGRYGKAQLPTIEAIDLIEQPPERGRWIAAPLVKAIDETLGRHEQALLFLNRRGYAPLTLCRSCGHRFQCPNCTAWMVEHRLIHRLSCHHCGHVIPTPRACPECQAEDALVACGPGVERIADEAAALWPTAKIAIVTSDTIWSPAKAAEFVGRMEAGDIDIVVGTQLVTKGYHFPNLTCVGVIDADLGLQGGDLRASERTFQQIAQVAGRAGRGTKPGHVYIQTTQPGAPVMQALISGDADSFYAAETEAREEAGVPPFGRYAAIIVSSEDKGAAEATARAIGRAAPQVEGCHVYGPAPAPLAMLRGRHRFRLLVHATRSLDVQDVIRDWLDGVEWGTKVRVAVDVDPYSFV
- a CDS encoding TonB-dependent receptor; amino-acid sequence: MFRPALWLSTTALALPAAAFAQSTTAQGTATTTDGYHSEAPPEIIITAPYQRNQADILSGTSVLSGENLTRELRPTIGETLARQPGVSATSFGPNASRPVLRGLQGERVRVLTDGIGSFDVSNTSVDHAVAINPLTADRIEVLRGPSALLFGSSAIGGVVNVIDSRIPRRVPDEPIHVDAIATYGSAANERNASAAVDVPVTDKVVFHLDGTYGKTDDLRTGGYLLSRPLRAQAAASDEAEVRELADLRGRLPNSQSRMWEVAGGAAIVTDTGNLGFSVSHLDNRYGVPERFDVAEHDHDHEGEEGGEEEGHGHEQVTLHVRQTRADMRAEVNTGDGFIEKLRVRGGIADYRHDEIEDTGEIGTSFYNRGLEARVEAVQAARGAWRGAFGGQMYIRDLNIIGEEKFIPKSETQQFGLFTLQSFDLGAFRAEAGGRYEYSVARAAADIDLGNDNIRRRFNSFSGSLGASVGLADNVRFGLNASHTERAPSAEELFANGPHAGTQAFEIGNPGFAKEISDGLEATLKGSGDGYSFGLSAYHNWFRNFIYENPTGEEEDHLPVFQYSQADARLWGFEAEASARVATFGETAINIDGLADYTRATIVDRGPAPRIPPLRVLGGVEAQGRLVQVRGEVEHVTAQDRVAELETVTPAYTMVNASVSLRPFGRDSKTTLMVSANNIFDVEARRHASFLKDFAPLAGRDIRVTARLAL
- a CDS encoding IclR family transcriptional regulator: MTSKTAATPADTADAEAADDRRYRAPALEKGLDILELLAGVTTPLTLTQIVQRLGRSHGELFRMVQVLEYRGYLTTEAGGDGYTLSDRLFSLGMNQPRTRYLIEVALPEMRQLAQETGQSCHVAVHTMGDMAVIARMESADQLGFSVRVGYRRPLLQAASGVVLYAFQPDDVRARWEAMLDPRPTPEALATFRTHAEEVRAAGIERTPSRFVSGVTDLSAPILRGGVAAAALTMPYLSKLGEADTTDAAAAAVQAAAARISEQLVDDDHHP